TAGCGAGGAAGGCTCCCAGGATGGCGTTAAATTCTGCCGGTTGCTCCATCATCGGTGCGTGGCCGCATTTATCAACAAAGTGCAGTTCTGAGTTCGGGATCAGCTTTTTGAACTCTTCACCCACCATTGGCGGCGTGATCGTATCGTTCTGGCCCCAGATCAGGCAGGTAGGCACGGTAATGTCCATCAGCTCGTCTCCAAGGTTGTGGCGGATGGCCGATTTCGCCAGGGCAATAATCTTAATTACTTTCAGGCGGTTGTTCACGATATCGAAAACCTCGTCTACCAGCTCTTTAGTAGCGATGGCCGGATCGTAGAAGGTGAGCTCTGTTTTCTTCTTGATGTATTCGTAATCGCCTCTTTTCGGATAAGTTTCGCCCATGCCGTTCTCGAACAGGCCGGAGCTGCCGGTGAGGATGAGTGATTTTACGTTCTCCTGGTGCTTCAGGATATACACCAGCGCAATGTGACCGCCCAGGGAGTTACCCAGGAGGTGGATATTTTGATAATTACGGGTTTCCAGGAATTTATGCACATACTTGGCCAGCCCGCCTACAGAGGTATCGAGAATATTGAGGTCCCACAGCGGCAGCAAGGGCACAACCACCTTATGGGTTTTTCTGAAATGCTCCACCAGGTCCATGAAATTACTTAGTGCGCCAAACAGCCCATGCAGTAATATCAACGGTTCTCCTTCACCTTCCTCCACGAATTTAAACTTACCCTCTGTTTTGATTTCGTAATTCATCGCCTAAGCTTAAAAGTCAATTTTGCGCTAAAATAATTCTTTTTCTTAATTCAAATAATCTTTGAAGCGAGCAATCTACGCAATTCGGAGCCTCCACCGGACCCAAAAGCCCCTTCTTTCGAAGCTATTTACCGGCTGCATGCGTGGCGGCGTTTTCAAAGAAAGCTTCCAGGTCACTGAAAATATCCCGGAAAAACGGCAATACCGTCCCAATATGCTTTACCACCCAGGGGCCAATCTTCTCTATATAAGGATATACTGCCGATTGCAGCTTTGTTTCAGGACTCAGCCAGTATAACTGGTTGGCGATCCATAACATTACGCTGTAAATTATAATAAATATTGTACTGTAAAGCAATATCCCGCCCAGTTTATTTACCCAGCCGAGCAACACCAGCTCCACCATCTTTTCGAGAAGGTTGGCGCCAAGCCGGATAAGCAGCACTACGCCCAGGAACAGGAGAACGAAGGACAGTACGGGCAACCAGCGGGTATTCATGCCGGCATGTTCCTGCAGGTACACGGACAGGGTGGATGACAGCTTTAACGCTGCCGCCAGCCCGATCATGCAGGCTACAAACGAAAATACCGCCACGATGAGCCCGCGGGTAAATCCCCTGTATATGGCAAATACCAGGATAATGGCGAAAATGATGTCTATTGCCATGGCTTACTTTGCCAGCAATTCTTTTACCAGTGCGGAAATGACTTTACCGTCGGCTTTACCGGCCAGCTGTTTGGTAGCCACGCCCATCACTTTGCCCATGTCGCCGGGGCCGGCAGCGCCTACCTGGGCAATGATACCCGTGAGTACCGTGCGGATTTCAGCTTCCTCCATTTGTTTAGGCAGGTAACGTTCGATGACGAGCAGCTCCTCTTCTTCTTTGGCGGCCAGGTCTTCCCGGTTTTGCTGACGGAAAATATCGAGGGAGTCTTTTCTTTGCTTGGCAAGTTTCTGCAGCAGCTTCGACTCTTCTGCTTCGGAGATGTCGCCATTGGCGCCTTCGGCGGTTTTAGCTACGAGGATAGCGGCTTTGATGGCGCGCAGGCTGCGCAGGTCTACTTCATTCCTGGCCAGCATGGCTGCTTTTATAGCGTCGTTTATAGTTTGTTCTAACGGCATAATGGTTTGTTTAAGCTACGTTCGGTTAACCGGGTCTCTTTGAAAGGTACCTGTAAGATGCGATATTTTTTACTATCGCTTTTCCTCCTCCTTCAGTTTTTCCTCGAACTTTTTATAGAAGCTCTGGGCGAAAGCGCGCAGGTCGTTGCTCATATCATGATAAGGCGTGGCACGCTGGAAGGTGTCGGCCATGGTCATGAACGTCTGGAAAAAGAAGTCCGCCATCTCGTCTACCATCATCTGTTTGGTCCACAGGTCGATGCGCAGTGCGGTTTTCTCTTCTCCGTCCCAAAAAGCCAGCATCATCGCTTTGGCTTTATTCATTCGTTCGGCGGTATTGTCTGTGGCATCCCACTCAATTTTCTCTGGCACTTTTTGATCATCCAAGCCAACATGTATCTGGATGGTAGAAGTTTTACTCATCTTGGTCGTAATTTTGAACGGCAAAAATAGCGTTAATTGTTGATCACTGGCGTTTCTGGCAACATGAGTTCCCACACGGCGGCTGAAAACCTTTGCCAGCCTGCCTCTGCGGCCGTTGGCGGAATTTGGGACAGCAACCGGTTACGTAACATCTCGTCTTTGTAAAGCGCACCCATTTTCTCCGCCAGCTCGTCGATGTTACCCGTCTCGGCGTACAACGCAGCTTCGCCCCCCGCTTCCTGACCGGTACCGCCGGCCAAAGCCACTACGGGCACCTGGGCCACCTGGGCCGCCAGTACCGGCAGCGCCACGCCCTCCTGCGTAGCCACGTGCACTACGGCATAAGCCGAGGCGATCAACCGGGCCAGCCGGTGCGAGGTCGCATCCTTTACCCACACTACATCGTCGCGGTAACGATAGCTGGCCAGCGAATCTGCCAGCTGTGCACCTGCGCGGGTAGCGCGGCCTGCGATGACGAGCTTCAGGTTACTGTGCAGGCGGCCTTTCAGTTTGGAGAAGGCTTTTAGCAAGGGCAGTATGTTATTATCGGGATGAAAGGAGCCCACTGCTGCGAAGTACTCCACACCGCCCGTCAGCTCGCGTTTAAACTCCTCGCGTTCCTCCCATTCAACCGGGCGAATTGCCGAAATAGACCCGGGAGCGAGGGTATGCACGCGGTCTTCCAACCCGGGATGTTTGTCCAGCACCTGCTGTTTCATCCAGTTAGAGAGGGTGATGACGCCCCGGTAGTTACCAATATATTTTTCGGCGTCTTTTGAGCGGAGGGGAGCTGCCTGGTGCATCAACACCAGCCAGGTAGGAACGCCGGCGCGGGTGGGCAGCACATCGTCGATCACCAGCGCAAGGTCGGCCTCGTACTTTTTCACCAGCGAAGGCCAGGTATAGTTTCGCCACCACCATTGCCCCATCGCACCGGTGCCGGCCACCTTCTCCACAACGGTAGCATTAGCCGGCAAAGGCAGTTTCTTCTGCCATGCACTGTCTACCACCAGGAAGAATTGCACCTCCGGGTGCTGACCGCACAGGGCATACAGGAAATCCCAATACACATGACCGGTATCGGCGGGACTATCCACCAGTAACCAGGAAGCCTGAATGATTATACGCATAATGGTTGCAAACCTAAGGAAAAATGAAGGTGCCGCCAACGCCCCCTACTCCCCAAAAACAAAAATCCCCCCGCCAGCCGGCAGGGGGACTTCCTATACAAAATACGGCAAGTATTAACTTTTGTTGAACACGACGAATTCGATTTCCTTTTTGTTGCTGGGCTTCGATTCGGAAGTAATGATCACCTTAACGGTTACTTCATTTTTGCTCGGCAGGTTAATCACACTCGTTTCGGTGGTAGCGGCGCTGCTTACGATCGCATCGTTCTGCGTCAACGGCGTATTGCTGAATTTCACGGTCGCCTGCATGCCAATACGCACACCCTTAGCGGGCATTTTACTCGTTACTTTCACCTGGAAGGGGAACGTTGCCGCCTGGGCCGGATTGGTAGTAGGTGGCAGTACCACATTTACCAATTCAACTTTCAGATCTTCTTCATTAGGCTGAGGCTCGCCACCGCCGCCGCCTTTGCTGGACTTTTTGCAAGCGGTAAATGCCAGGGTGAACACACAAAGTGCGGCAATAAGGTAAGGTTGAAGTCGCATATTTTCAGTTAGTATATTACTCTAAAATTAGAATATTTATTAATAAATAAAAACTAAATCGGCTGCAAGCTACGCTATTTTCCCTTTCACGTCCATGGCATCGCGCAGCCCGTTACCTAACAGATTGAACGCCAATACCAATATCATTATTGCCACGCCCGGGGCCAGGGCCAGCAAAGGGTTATGGGTAATGATAAAATTGTAGTTTTCTTTGATCATCAGCCCCCAGGAAGGCTGCGGCGGCTGTACGCCCACGCCGAGGAAACTTAAACCGGCTTCCACCACGATGGCGGTAGCGAAGTTACTGGCGGCCACCACCATTACAGGGCCGAGGATATTAGGCAGGATGTGGCGGACAATAGTGCGGAAATGACTGTACCCCAACGCCCTTGTGGCCTCCACGAACTGCAGCTCGCGGATGCTGAGCACCTGCCCGCGGATGATGCGCGCCACGCTCACCCACATGGTTAATCCCACGGCGATAAACACTTGCCAGAAGCCTTTGCCCAGGGCCAGGGTGATGGCAAATACGAGCAACAGGGTAGGTACCGACCAGATCACGTTGATCAGCCACATGATCACTTCGTCGGTTACACCGCGAAAATACCCCGCTACGGCGCCCAGCAAAATGCCGATAGACAACGATATCAATACGGCGATACTGCCTACGCTCAGGCTTACCCGAATGCCTACCAGCAACCGGCTAAGGATGTCGCGGCCGAACTTATCGGTACCCAGCCAGTAAGTGCGGGTAATGACGCGGGGCTCCGTGATATACCGCTCCTCGGCGGTGGTGGCTTCATCTACATACTTTTGAATGATCACCGTATCGCCAGCCACGCGGTAGCTGCGCAGTGGCACAAAGACGTAAGCAGATTCCTGCCCGTTCGTTAGCCGGCTAAAAAAACCGCGTCGTGCGACAGGCTGCTGCTTCGGTACGGCCAGCATCTGCACACTGAACCCCGGCTTCTGACCACTTACCTCCAGCACCATTTCGTTGGCGTACGGCGAATGGTCGGGGGCGAGCAGGTAGGCGAATATGCCGGTGAGGATCGCCAAACCGATAACCACCAGGCCGCCGATGGCGCCTTTGTTGCGTTTTAACCTGCGCCAGGCCTGCTGCGAAAAAGAGGTGGTTGCGGACATAGTTTGCAAGTTTACTTAATGCAGCGCAAACTTTCATATTTTTTGACTTCCTGCGCCCCGGGTGCTGTGACCAAACGAACTTTCGTGTGATATAGCAAACGCATCTATCTGACCGTCAAAACTTTTTACATTAGATCAACAAATAACGGCGTTGCCTATACGGTCAAGCGACTGTAAAGCATTTTATAAACATCACTGCAAACATAGCGCAGTAGCCGATTTACCACACTGTATCATTAGGGCGGCACACAAAAATTGTATGTGTTATTCTCACTAAATGGCCTAAATTAATATTCAGACACAGCCCAGTTTAGAGAACATCAATTGCATCATCGTGACCAGTTAAAAAGACGCGCTTAAGACACCGTTTTCATATTTGTAAAAAAAGGACAATAATGACACGCTTCAACTAAAAGAGCATGAGACACAGCCCATGCTGTTAGCACTATGTAACAGCATTGCTTAAGACACAGATCCAGCTTTAGTAACCATCTAACAAATCACACATGATGCACTTTAACTAAAGGGCCGCCATGCCTTTTAGCCATTGGTAAATCATACAAGCTTAAGACACAATGCCCACTTTTTATATC
This genomic interval from Chitinophaga horti contains the following:
- a CDS encoding alpha/beta fold hydrolase; protein product: MNYEIKTEGKFKFVEEGEGEPLILLHGLFGALSNFMDLVEHFRKTHKVVVPLLPLWDLNILDTSVGGLAKYVHKFLETRNYQNIHLLGNSLGGHIALVYILKHQENVKSLILTGSSGLFENGMGETYPKRGDYEYIKKKTELTFYDPAIATKELVDEVFDIVNNRLKVIKIIALAKSAIRHNLGDELMDITVPTCLIWGQNDTITPPMVGEEFKKLIPNSELHFVDKCGHAPMMEQPAEFNAILGAFLAKLK
- a CDS encoding CvpA family protein — encoded protein: MAIDIIFAIILVFAIYRGFTRGLIVAVFSFVACMIGLAAALKLSSTLSVYLQEHAGMNTRWLPVLSFVLLFLGVVLLIRLGANLLEKMVELVLLGWVNKLGGILLYSTIFIIIYSVMLWIANQLYWLSPETKLQSAVYPYIEKIGPWVVKHIGTVLPFFRDIFSDLEAFFENAATHAAGK
- a CDS encoding GatB/YqeY domain-containing protein, which encodes MPLEQTINDAIKAAMLARNEVDLRSLRAIKAAILVAKTAEGANGDISEAEESKLLQKLAKQRKDSLDIFRQQNREDLAAKEEEELLVIERYLPKQMEEAEIRTVLTGIIAQVGAAGPGDMGKVMGVATKQLAGKADGKVISALVKELLAK
- the gldC gene encoding gliding motility protein GldC, with protein sequence MSKTSTIQIHVGLDDQKVPEKIEWDATDNTAERMNKAKAMMLAFWDGEEKTALRIDLWTKQMMVDEMADFFFQTFMTMADTFQRATPYHDMSNDLRAFAQSFYKKFEEKLKEEEKR
- a CDS encoding glycosyltransferase, translated to MRIIIQASWLLVDSPADTGHVYWDFLYALCGQHPEVQFFLVVDSAWQKKLPLPANATVVEKVAGTGAMGQWWWRNYTWPSLVKKYEADLALVIDDVLPTRAGVPTWLVLMHQAAPLRSKDAEKYIGNYRGVITLSNWMKQQVLDKHPGLEDRVHTLAPGSISAIRPVEWEEREEFKRELTGGVEYFAAVGSFHPDNNILPLLKAFSKLKGRLHSNLKLVIAGRATRAGAQLADSLASYRYRDDVVWVKDATSHRLARLIASAYAVVHVATQEGVALPVLAAQVAQVPVVALAGGTGQEAGGEAALYAETGNIDELAEKMGALYKDEMLRNRLLSQIPPTAAEAGWQRFSAAVWELMLPETPVINN
- a CDS encoding ABC transporter permease, producing the protein MSATTSFSQQAWRRLKRNKGAIGGLVVIGLAILTGIFAYLLAPDHSPYANEMVLEVSGQKPGFSVQMLAVPKQQPVARRGFFSRLTNGQESAYVFVPLRSYRVAGDTVIIQKYVDEATTAEERYITEPRVITRTYWLGTDKFGRDILSRLLVGIRVSLSVGSIAVLISLSIGILLGAVAGYFRGVTDEVIMWLINVIWSVPTLLLVFAITLALGKGFWQVFIAVGLTMWVSVARIIRGQVLSIRELQFVEATRALGYSHFRTIVRHILPNILGPVMVVAASNFATAIVVEAGLSFLGVGVQPPQPSWGLMIKENYNFIITHNPLLALAPGVAIMILVLAFNLLGNGLRDAMDVKGKIA